A window of the Henckelia pumila isolate YLH828 chromosome 3, ASM3356847v2, whole genome shotgun sequence genome harbors these coding sequences:
- the LOC140889622 gene encoding uncharacterized protein, whose amino-acid sequence MGGDDEVREPRQRHHRPRDDRDKFGLRRFVQITPNPLEGGESPDVAENWMEEMETYFERRSGQSVGSTNQRPRIPGQVYALSHDQVQKDNEEVIADTGASYTFVSARFAKLSRLSYIPLDVVLSVSTPTDHSALAKRLVLRCTLEFEGSELLANLMILAMEDFDCILGVDILTSYRATVDFYQKIVHFHPVEGDSWFLYGEGARPLMPLVSALRACEDLEAGGKGYFIHVVDTSVGSRSVEELPVVCEYPDVFPDDIPGYPPVREIEFGIELVPGTSPISRAPYLLAPAEMRELQQ is encoded by the exons ATGGGGGGAGATGACGAGGTCAGGGAACCACGTCAGAGGCATCATCGCCCCAGGGATGATAGAGACAAGTTTGGTTTGCGCAGATTCGTGCAGATTACTCCAAATCCATTAGAGGGAGGCGAGAGTCCGGATGTGGCTGAGAACTGGATGGAAGAAATGGAAACTTACTTCGAG AGGAGATCAGGACAGTCGGTTGGAAGCACCAACCAGAGGCCGCGTATTCCAGGCCAAGTCTATGCCCTGAGCCATGATCAGGTTCAGAAAGATAATGAGGAAGTTATTGCAG atactggtgcatcgTATACGTTTGTTTCAGCAAGATTTGCTAAGCTCTCTAGATTGTCGTACATACCTCTAGACGTAGTTTTATCTGTGTCTACCCCGACTGATCATTCAGCTTTGGCCAAACGTTTAGTCTTGCGATGTACTTTAGAGTTTGAGGGCTCTGAGTTGTTAGCAAACcttatgattctagcgatggaagattttgactgtattttgggtgTTGATATTTTGACCTCTTATAGAGCTACGGTGGATTTTTATCAGAAGATTGTTCATTTTCATCCGGTTGAGGGCGATAGTTGGTTTttatatggtgagggagcgcgacctcttATGCCTCTGGTTTCAGCTTTGAGGGCTTGTGAGGACTTAGAGGCGGGTGGGAAAGGCTACTTTATCCATGTGGTTGATACATCCGTAGGTAGCAGGTCTGTAGAAGAGTTACCAGTAGTTTGTGAGtacccagatgtatttccagatgataTACCAGGATATCCTCCGGTCAGAGAGATCGAGTTCGGGATTGAACTTGTGCCAGGGACATCACCAATTTCTCGTGCTCCTTATCTTCTAGCACCagcagagatgagagagttgcaaCAATAG